In Stenotrophomonas sp. 610A2, one DNA window encodes the following:
- a CDS encoding amidase — translation MSKADAQLLSLDLTAQAALLAAGEISCTELIEQQLAAIVASQAQVNSYIHIDAEGALAAAAQSQQRRQRGFARPLEGLPVAVKDNIDVAGMVTTAGMETRRHSAPASADNPAVAALRAAGAVIVGKLNMHEAAMGADNDNPFYGACHNPHRHGYTPGGSSGGSGAAVAAGLCAAALGTDTMGSVRIPASYCGVVGLKPSWGAISTRGTVALCRRLDHIGPLTRSARDLRLMLQIMSGFDPDCAQSRLIHFAAPDIEGLRIGVVDFGDAADIAPDVQAAFEDGLRVLVGLGHRMQPLPAPAFASARARRAGLLMSEAELLVEHADAWAGDRSKFSPLLTKMMAWAEGRSAAEFAAASQLADRGQVQLQQWLARCDVLVMPTAPQRAFAFGTPAPASQADLTAYANLAGNPALAVPLPVAAGELPAGMQLVGNIGDELSLIALAEAFQHAIGWQPALPQACRTWWPK, via the coding sequence GTGAGCAAGGCCGATGCGCAGTTGTTGAGCTTGGATCTGACTGCGCAGGCGGCCTTGCTGGCCGCCGGTGAAATCAGCTGTACCGAACTGATCGAGCAGCAGTTGGCAGCCATCGTCGCCAGCCAGGCGCAGGTCAACAGCTATATCCACATCGATGCGGAGGGCGCGCTGGCTGCGGCCGCGCAGTCCCAACAACGTCGCCAGCGCGGCTTCGCGCGGCCTTTGGAAGGCTTGCCAGTCGCGGTCAAGGACAATATCGACGTCGCCGGCATGGTCACCACCGCCGGTATGGAAACCCGCCGCCACAGCGCGCCGGCCAGTGCCGACAATCCGGCCGTGGCCGCATTGCGCGCAGCCGGTGCGGTGATTGTCGGCAAGCTCAACATGCACGAAGCGGCGATGGGCGCCGACAACGACAACCCGTTCTACGGCGCCTGCCACAACCCGCACCGGCACGGTTACACACCAGGCGGTTCCAGCGGTGGCAGTGGCGCAGCGGTAGCGGCGGGTTTGTGCGCAGCGGCGCTGGGCACCGACACCATGGGTTCGGTGCGCATCCCGGCCAGCTATTGCGGCGTGGTCGGGCTCAAGCCGAGCTGGGGTGCGATCAGCACGCGCGGCACGGTGGCCTTGTGCCGGCGGCTGGATCACATTGGCCCGCTGACGCGTTCGGCACGCGATCTGCGCCTGATGCTGCAGATCATGTCCGGCTTCGACCCGGATTGTGCGCAGTCGCGCCTCATCCATTTTGCTGCACCTGACATCGAAGGCCTGCGTATCGGCGTTGTCGATTTTGGTGATGCTGCCGACATTGCGCCCGATGTACAGGCGGCGTTCGAGGATGGCCTGCGCGTGCTGGTTGGCTTGGGTCACCGCATGCAACCGCTGCCCGCACCAGCCTTCGCTTCGGCGCGTGCGCGCCGCGCCGGATTGCTGATGAGCGAAGCCGAACTGCTGGTCGAACATGCCGATGCCTGGGCTGGCGACCGCAGCAAATTCTCGCCGTTGTTGACCAAAATGATGGCCTGGGCGGAAGGGCGCAGCGCCGCCGAGTTTGCCGCTGCCTCGCAGCTCGCCGATCGTGGCCAGGTGCAGCTGCAGCAGTGGCTGGCGCGTTGCGATGTGCTGGTGATGCCGACTGCGCCCCAGCGTGCATTCGCCTTCGGTACCCCGGCGCCGGCCAGCCAGGCCGATCTCACTGCCTACGCCAACCTGGCCGGCAACCCAGCCTTGGCGGTACCGCTGCCGGTAGCGGCGGGGGAGTTGCCAGCAGGCATGCAGCTGGTCGGCAATATCGGCGACGAGCTGAGCTTGATTGCGCTCGCTGAGGCCTTCCAGCACGCCATCGGCTGGCAGCCCGCGCTACCGCAGGCCTGCAGGACATGGTGGCCGAAATGA
- a CDS encoding CaiB/BaiF CoA transferase family protein, with the protein MKLLEGVRVLDLSRILAGPWATQVLADFGADVIKVERPGAGDDTRSWGPPYLQDADGNDSSESAYYLCANRGKRSVAIDFTTGEGQALLRELVVHCDVLVENYKVGGLKKYGLDFASLQAINPKLVYCSITGYGQDGPYAQRAGYDAAIQAIGGLMSVTGEPDGTPGAGPQKVGVAATDLMTGMYAATAILAALRHAERTGVGQQIDLALLDTQVAWLANQASNYLIGGVVPTRQGTAHPNIVPYQVMPAADGYFMLAVGNDGQFARLCEVIGEPELARDPRYVTNNARVANRELLVPYLQQVLRTRPAAEWLAALEQVVVPANPVNRIDQVFADPQVQARGLRIELPHAGGGSVAMVRNPLKFSATPLRYEQAAPVLGQHTSEVLGEVLAVDGERLRVLRELGVVG; encoded by the coding sequence ATGAAGCTGCTCGAAGGCGTTCGTGTTCTCGACCTGTCGCGCATCCTTGCCGGACCGTGGGCGACGCAGGTGCTGGCCGACTTCGGTGCGGATGTCATCAAGGTCGAGCGCCCCGGCGCGGGTGACGACACCCGCAGTTGGGGCCCGCCCTACCTGCAGGACGCCGACGGCAATGACAGCAGCGAGTCGGCGTATTACCTGTGCGCCAACCGCGGCAAGCGCTCGGTCGCGATTGATTTCACCACCGGGGAAGGGCAGGCGCTGCTGCGCGAGCTGGTCGTGCACTGCGACGTGCTGGTGGAGAACTACAAGGTCGGCGGCCTGAAGAAGTACGGGCTGGATTTTGCCAGCCTGCAGGCCATCAATCCCAAGCTGGTGTACTGCTCGATCACTGGCTATGGCCAGGACGGGCCGTATGCGCAGCGTGCCGGCTACGATGCGGCGATCCAGGCCATCGGCGGACTGATGAGCGTCACCGGCGAGCCGGATGGCACGCCCGGTGCCGGCCCGCAGAAGGTAGGCGTAGCCGCTACCGATCTGATGACTGGCATGTATGCGGCGACGGCGATCCTGGCCGCGCTACGTCATGCCGAGCGCACCGGTGTTGGCCAGCAGATTGATCTGGCGTTGTTGGATACCCAGGTCGCATGGCTGGCCAACCAGGCCTCCAACTATCTGATCGGCGGCGTGGTGCCGACCCGGCAGGGCACGGCGCATCCGAACATCGTGCCGTACCAGGTGATGCCGGCCGCTGATGGCTATTTCATGCTGGCGGTTGGCAATGACGGTCAGTTCGCACGCCTTTGCGAGGTGATCGGCGAGCCTGAGCTGGCGCGTGATCCGCGTTATGTCACCAATAACGCCCGGGTAGCGAACCGGGAGCTGCTGGTGCCGTATCTGCAGCAGGTATTGCGCACGCGGCCGGCGGCCGAATGGTTGGCGGCGCTGGAGCAAGTGGTAGTGCCGGCCAATCCGGTCAACCGCATCGACCAGGTGTTTGCCGATCCGCAGGTGCAGGCGCGTGGTCTGCGGATCGAATTGCCGCATGCCGGTGGTGGCAGCGTGGCGATGGTGCGTAATCCGCTGAAGTTCTCGGCAACGCCGTTGCGCTATGAGCAGGCGGCGCCGGTATTGGGGCAGCACACCTCCGAGGTGTTGGGAGAGGTGCTTGCTGTTGATGGTGAGCGGCTGCGGGTATTGCGTGAGTTGGGGGTGGTTGGGTGA
- the trmL gene encoding tRNA (uridine(34)/cytosine(34)/5-carboxymethylaminomethyluridine(34)-2'-O)-methyltransferase TrmL has protein sequence MTSAPVFDVVLYQPEIPPNTGNVIRLCANTGARLHLIEPLGFDLSDKQLKRAGLDYHEYAQMQVHPDLETALARIAPKRLFALSTRSSVRYDTVQFADGDAFLFGPETRGLPQDLLDSLPDGHRLRLPMQPNNRSLNLSNSVAVVVYEAWRQQGFPGGA, from the coding sequence ATGACTTCTGCCCCTGTTTTCGATGTAGTGCTTTACCAGCCCGAGATCCCGCCGAACACCGGCAATGTGATCCGGCTCTGCGCCAACACCGGCGCGCGGCTGCACCTGATCGAGCCTTTGGGCTTCGACCTCAGTGACAAGCAGCTAAAGCGCGCCGGCCTGGACTATCACGAGTACGCACAGATGCAGGTCCATCCGGACCTGGAAACCGCCTTGGCGCGCATCGCCCCGAAGCGTTTGTTTGCATTGAGTACCCGCTCCAGCGTCCGCTATGACACCGTGCAGTTCGCCGATGGCGATGCCTTCCTGTTCGGCCCGGAAACCCGTGGCCTGCCGCAGGATCTGCTTGATTCCCTGCCCGACGGCCATCGCCTGCGCCTGCCGATGCAGCCCAACAACCGCAGCCTGAACCTGTCCAACTCGGTCGCCGTGGTGGTGTATGAGGCGTGGCGGCAGCAGGGGTTCCCTGGCGGCGCGTGA